TGCCTTTTTATCGGTTCTCCGGTTTATTCTTCGCACGCGTTACCACTGGTTATGGATTTCATTGCCCGCCTGCCACAACGCCGTCAGGCTTACGCGGTTCCCTTTGTAACCTGGGGAGGAGCAACCAGCGGTCTTGCCCTGGCCGAAATGGGTAAAGCATTGCTGGCCCGCGAGTATACCCTGGCGGGAGCGGCAAGAATCGTGGCCGTTCATTCCCTGATGTGGGAAGCTGATAATCCGGTGGGCGCGGGTCATCCCGACACTGAAGATGACCGCCTGATTGAAAATCTGGTAGCTACCGTTGAACGCAATCTGGAGCTTCCTGAACCGCTGGAATTACCCGGCCAGGCTCTTTGTTACCAGCCCGAGGCTGCCGCGGCTGAGATGCGGAAGCTGAATCTGGAAATTGCCCGCGGTATTTTACCGCCGCGGCTGGTGAATGAAGATCTCTGCAATCAGTGCGGCCTCTGCGTTGACCAATGTCCGGTCGCGGCCCTGACCCTGGACCCCTATCCGGTTTACGCTGATCATTGCATTCTCTGTTTCAACTGCATGCGCGGGTGTCCGGAAAAAGCCATTGAAGCGAATCTTTCAGCCATCCATGAAAGAGTCCGGGAACGGGCTGGCAGCTACAGGGAAGATCCACTTTCGGCAGTTTTTCTTCCCGGTGATTCTCGATAGTACCTTTGGTCGAATGGCAAAACCCTTGCTATGTGAGCTGCACCCTTATACGCGAAGATTTCAAGCTGAATGAAATACAATCTACGGAAAATATTTTTTTTTATCCTGCTCCCCCTGCTGGGCATCGCGGCGATTTTCATGGTCGAAAGTTCCGGCGCGGCGCTGGTGAATGAAACCGAGATCCAGCAACTTCGCCGCAGCGTCCAAGCATTGAACCAAATTTGCGAACAGGCGAACCGGGAGCTGGACGAGGCAACTGCAACCGGCAGGTTTTCCCCGCGGGAGCAACATGATTATCAAACCTTTATCGCTTATCTTGGCGGGCGAATAGAAAAGTATTGCCGGGCCCTGTACCTTGCCGGCGGCCGGCAGGCTGTTGATGGACTGGCCTGCCCGAATGTTGAAACCGGCCTGCCGACTTTAACCGCCCCTGCCGCTGAAACCACGGATGAGCAGATAGAGTCTCTTGATACCTCACTCACTAAGGCGCTGGGTGATTTTGATGAGATGCTGCTCGAGGAGCAGAATCGCCTTGCCTCCCATCAGCCCCGGCAGAGGGAGACAGGAGGTTCCGACGGCAGCGACGATTTCTCCGGTCAGGAGGGCAGGAAGACCGGTACAGCTGGAGAAAGCACCCGGGAAAACCAGGACCAGGCAGAGGAAAGTTCTGATCAGAAAATCCGGGAAGGTGAAAGCTCTGAAAAAATGCCGGCAGCGGCGGGAAAAAAGTCCGCTGACAGTGGCGCCAGGGGCGCTGGAAATGGTAACGATCAGTCTTCGGCGGTCACCCGGCCATCCGGACCGGACACCATGGCAAGAGATGACGATATTGTTGCCCGCCAGCTCAGGGAGGCGGCGGAAAAGGAAACCGATCCCGAATTAAAAGAAAAACTCTGGGAAGAGTATAGAAAATACAAAGCGGGAAAATGAATTCCAGGTTCAAAAAATATCGTTTCCGGCTTAAATGGAGTTGGCCTTTATTGCTCCTGACGGCAGCCATGTTGTTACAACTTGGCGGCTGTGCCGGTATGTCCAGCTGGCGGATACCGGGCAGGCAGGTACCGGACCAGGTGGCTCTGGCCACCGCGGAAAAGGAATTGACCGACACTGAACTGCTCAATGTCTCCATCAAGGTTTTTGACCCGGGTAAACTTCCTGATAATGAAAATGGCCGCCGCGGCCTTTCGCCGGAAATCCGTGCCGCCGAGGCCCGTTTCATCCCCATCCATCTCAAATATACCATGCAGCGCAGCGGCTACTGGGGGCTGGTACGCGTCGTCCCCGATGATGACAACGGCACCGAAGTGCTGGTCCGGGGCAGGATTGAGTATTCCGACGGCAAGAGCGGGGCGATAGATATTGAGGTAATCGACGCCCGCAATGTTGTCTGGTTCCACAAAATTTACGCTGAAACCACCGAGCACCAGGAACGCGGGCAGACAGAGCCGGAAAAACAGGATGTCTTTCAGGATCTGTTTAATACCATTACCAATGACATGATTCAGTACCGCAACCGCCTTTCACCGGCGGAGATTGAAGAGATTAAACAGGCGGCCGAATTGCGTTATGCCAGAGCCATGGCCCCGGATGCTTTTGCCGGCTATCTTACGGAAGATCCCGACGGCACGATCAATATCCTGCGGCTGCCGGCAAAAGATGATACCATGCTGAAAAGGATACGCTCCATCCGGGCCCGGGATGATATGCTGGTGGATATGATCAATGGCTATTATGAGGCCTATTATCTCGACCTGTGGGAGCCCTACAACAATTGGCGCAAGTTTCGCAGCAAGGAAGTCGAGGTCATGGAAAAACTTGAGCGTCAGGCTCTGACCCGACAGGTACTCGGCGTTGCCGCCATCGTCGGCGCCATAGCCCTGAGCGCCAGCGGAAATTCTGAAACCAGGGCGCAAACTTCAAGCCTGCGCGATGTCATGATCATGGGTGGGGCCGCGGGAATCTACAGCGGCTACCAGAAAAAAAAGGAAACCGCCATCAACAAAGAGGTTATTGAAGAACTTGGTGCTTCTTTCTCCTCCGAGGCGGAACCGCTGGTCATTGAAGTGGAGGGAGAGACAGTCCGGCTGAAAGGGTCGGCTGAACAGCAATATACCCGCTGGCGGGAACTGCTGCGACAGATTTACGCCCGAGAAACCGGCCTCATACCGGTGGATACCACAATTCAGTTGGAAAAATCCGAAAAAAATCCACCGGCCGCAACCCTGGATGAATAAACGATGTACGGAACCTTAAACCCTAAACCTTATACCTTTTTATAATTTTCATGGCTGAGCAAACTCCACCTGCAACAAAACCGGAAAATCACCACCTTGTCCCGCCGGATGCCGGACTGGACCAGCATAAACGAAAAACCCTTCCTTCTGTTTTGGTCGTTATTTTCACCCTGTTCATTATTCTCGATTTAGCCGTTCTGGTTTACTGGCTGCGGCCGGAAAAAAAGAGCAAAGCACCCGCGCCACAAAAGGTTGTTCAGAAAAAAATCCCCGCCACTACAGAACAGGAACAGCCCGCGAAGGACAATTTTTTGGCAAAAACACGCCTGGCGGCGGAAGAGCAGCTTGGTCGCTGGCTGCTTCTGCAGGCCCGGGCTGAAGCTGAAAATATCGCCCTCTGGGGCGGTGAAATCTACAACCGGATTACGGCCCTGATCACCCGGGGAGACACAGCCTTCGCCGCAAAAGATTTTGCCGGCGCCCGGCAATCCTATGAAGAGGCCGAAAAACGTCTTGAAGCCCTGCTCGCTGCCAAAACGGAACTGTTTGCCGCTGCCATGGACCAGGGACGCACGGCCCTGCAAAAACAGGACAGCAAATCCGCCAAGCACTCTTTCGAACTGGCCCTGGCCATGGAACCGGACAACGCCGCGGCTGAACATGGACTGCAAAGGGCCGGAAATCTTGACCAGGTAATTCTTCTGCAGCTTCAAGGTCTGCAGCTGGAAAAAAAAGATCGCCTTACCGAAGCCCGATCAATTTTGTTGCAGGCCGTGCAACTTGATCCGGAATTCATCCCGGCTGCCGAAATACTGACCCGGGTTGAAAACAAATTAAGCAAAAAGAAATACCAGCAGGCCATGAGCACTTTTTTTGCCGCCCTGGAGAGGGGGGATTTAAGTAAAGCTCGGCGCTCATTACAGCAGGCCACAATTTTCAATCCTTCGGACCCGGTGCTGAAA
This genomic stretch from Pseudomonadota bacterium harbors:
- a CDS encoding 4Fe-4S binding protein, producing the protein CLFIGSPVYSSHALPLVMDFIARLPQRRQAYAVPFVTWGGATSGLALAEMGKALLAREYTLAGAARIVAVHSLMWEADNPVGAGHPDTEDDRLIENLVATVERNLELPEPLELPGQALCYQPEAAAAEMRKLNLEIARGILPPRLVNEDLCNQCGLCVDQCPVAALTLDPYPVYADHCILCFNCMRGCPEKAIEANLSAIHERVRERAGSYREDPLSAVFLPGDSR